The genomic segment TTCTGGTAGCCGGTGTAGGTGAAAGTGATCGAGCGCCGTCCGGGCGGCACGTTCAGAATGAAATAGTACCCGTCGTTGTTGGTCACATTACCCAGACGTGTGCCCTCGCAGGTCACCTGCACTCCGGCCAGGGGCTGGCCGCTGTTCTTGTCCCGCACCACGCCCTCGATCTTGGCCGTACTGATCTGGGCGTATCCCGTCACGGCCCAGAGCATCAGCCCCAGGCAGAGCAGAATGCTCCGGAGCTTGACTGAGTCTCTTTCGGCTTTTCCCAACATAGATCCTCCTTCGGTGGATCCTTTCGCGGAAACTGTGGATACTTCCAAAAGTTTGCTGTTGTCCTGCTTGGTGCTTCGGCGGACATTCCTATTTCATGACCCGGCGCCTCCTTAATTATGGATAGTTGGCTGTTGAGTTACAGTGCAGTTCTCTCGCAGAAGCTCACTCGTGTTTCAGGTCCGCGGCTCCCGATTCATCCCGGCTGCCCAGCGCGATTCTCCGCAGAGTGCCGAAAAACTCCTCCATATCGATCAGTGGCTTACGGTAGAAGCCAATCGC from the bacterium genome contains:
- a CDS encoding carboxypeptidase-like regulatory domain-containing protein, with the translated sequence MLGKAERDSVKLRSILLCLGLMLWAVTGYAQISTAKIEGVVRDKNSGQPLAGVQVTCEGTRLGNVTNNDGYYFILNVPPGRRSITFTYTGYQ